Within the Amycolatopsis solani genome, the region CGTAGTCCGCGTCACACGACGGCGTTCCCGAGGCGCAGAACGGAGTTCCGGCCAGCGCCGCGCCGTCGAACGCCGGGTCGACCTCCTCGCGGTAGATCCGCTGGGTCAGGTCCCAGTAGACGCGGTAGTGGTAGTCCCACAGGAACTCCGACCCCGGCGCGAACCCCGCGTCCAAAATGGACTGGTGCGCGGCCTCGGACCCCGCCGCGTACGCCGGGTACGCCCGCAGTGCCGGGGGCAGGAACGTGAACAGGTTCGGCCCGTCGGCACGCCACAGCGTTCCCTCCCAGTCGACGCCACCGTCGTAGAGCCACGGCCGGTTCTCCAGCTGCCACCGCACCAGGTAGCCGCCGTTGGACAGGCCGGCGGCGAGGGTCCGCGCGGGCGGGCGCCCGTAGTGGCGGGTCAGCGCGCCCTTCGCGGCCAGCGTCAGCTGCGTGACGCGCGTGTTCCACTCCGCCAGCGCGTCGCCCGGGCGGACGCCGTCGGTGTAGAACGCCGCGCCGGTGTTGCCCTTGTCGGTCGCGGCGAAGGCGAAGCCCTCGGCCAGTGCCTGGTCGCCGATCGCGCGGTCGTTCGCGTACTGGCGGCGCACGCCGGGCGCGCCGGCGACGACGAGGCCGCCGTTCCAGCGGTCGGGCATCCGCAGTACGAACTGGGAGTCGTGGTTCCAGCCGTGGTTCGCGTTCGACGTCGAGGAGTCCGGGAAGTACCCGTCGACCTG harbors:
- a CDS encoding tannase/feruloyl esterase family alpha/beta hydrolase translates to MVVAGALVAALPAPATAAAGRCRADVPGAEKSVAVCLDDLTTTGTLATGHTVEADWAGLTSAGLPSPSGVPGVQVDGYFPDSSTSNANHGWNHDSQFVLRMPDRWNGGLVVAGAPGVRRQYANDRAIGDQALAEGFAFAATDKGNTGAAFYTDGVRPGDALAEWNTRVTQLTLAAKGALTRHYGRPPARTLAAGLSNGGYLVRWQLENRPWLYDGGVDWEGTLWRADGPNLFTFLPPALRAYPAYAAGSEAAHQSILDAGFAPGSEFLWDYHYRVYWDLTQRIYREEVDPAFDGAALAGTPFCASGTPSCDADYAYSSRPAPVARAVERISLTGRIGKPLLTLHGTLDTLLPITRDSDVYDRMISDAGRGALHRYYRVEGGNHVDGLVDVYPDQLRPLGPCFRTAFDALTGWLRGIRPPASATIARPAGATPAELATSCDLVSHP